Proteins encoded together in one Balaenoptera ricei isolate mBalRic1 chromosome 2, mBalRic1.hap2, whole genome shotgun sequence window:
- the LOC132360754 gene encoding LOW QUALITY PROTEIN: serpin A3-8-like (The sequence of the model RefSeq protein was modified relative to this genomic sequence to represent the inferred CDS: inserted 1 base in 1 codon; substituted 1 base at 1 genomic stop codon), with product MRAEGMSPLLALGLLVAGLSSSVHCLPGGGLYLGDVTSEDQHKGASVDDHTFVFSNTDFAFSLYKQLALKTPNENVIFSPXSISMALAFLSLGARGPTLMEILEGLKFNLTETPETEIHQGFQHLLQMLGRPSHQLQLSVGNAMFVQEQLKLLDKFREDARELCASEAFSTDFRGSDTAKKLINDYVRNKAQGKIVEFFKDLDKLTEMILVNYIFFKARWKKPFDPSRTYKSEFHENRTVEAPMMTTGGLETPYFPDELRAYTVVELKCTRNDSAPLILPDEGEMQDLEAELLPETLRRWRDSLQPRXLVHLLLPKFSISSDYDLQDILPQMRMGKVFPTPAADQPGIKDGGGLKMAEVVHGAVLDVDEEGSEGAAAMGSNLIYKTGEVITMHFNRPCMFPTLSKDTQSVIFLGKVTNRSQA from the exons ATGAGGGCAGAGGGCATGTCCCCCCTCCTGGCTCTGGGGCTCCTGGTGGCTGGGCTCAGCTCCAGTGTCCACTGCCTCCCAGGGGGCGGGCTTTACCTGGGGGATGTGACCTCAGAGGACCAACACAAAGGGGCGTCTGTGGACGACCACACATTCGTCTTCAGCAATACCGACTTTGCTTTCAGCCTCTACAAGCAGTTGGCTTTGAAGACCCCCAATGAGAATGTCATCTTCTCCC CGAGCATCTCCATGGCCTTGGCCTTCCTGTCCTTGGGGGCCCGCGGACCCACCCTGATGGAAATCCTGGAAGGCCTCAAGTTCAACCTCACGGAGACCCCCGAGACAGAAATCCACCAGGGCTTCCAGCACCTCCTGCAGATGCTCGGCCGACCCAGCCACCAGCTGCAGCTGAGCGTGGGCAACGCCATGTTCGTCCAGGAGCAGCTGAAGCTTCTGGACAAGTTCAGGGAAGATGCCCGGGAGCTGTGTGCCTCCGAGGCCTTCTCCACCGACTTCCGGGGTTCCGACACTGCCAAGAAGCTCATCAATGACTATGTGAGGAATAAAGCCCAGGGGAAAATTGTGGAGTTCTTCAAGGACCTTGACAAGCTCACAGAGATGATCCTGGTGAATTACATCTTCTTTAAAG CCCGGTGGAAGAAGCCCTTTGATCCCAGCCGTACTTATAAGTCAGAGTTCCACGAGAACAGGACGGTGGAGGCGCCCATGATGACCACTGGGGGTCTGGAAACGCCTTACTTCCCGGACGAGTTACGGGCCTACACCGTGGTGGAGCTCAAGTGCACCCGCAACGACAGCGCGCCCCTCATCCTCCCTGACGAGGGCGAAATGCAGGACCTGGAGGCCGAGTTGCTCCCAGAGACGCTGAGGAGGTGGAGAGACTCACTGCAGCCCAGGTGACT AGTTCACCTCCTCCTTCCAAAGTTTTCCATCTCCAGCGATTACGATCTGCAAGACATCCTTCCCCAGATGCGCATGGGGAAAGTCTTCCCCACGCCGGCAGCTGACCAGCCAGGGATTAAAGATGGTGGTGGATTAAAGATGGCAGAG GTGGTCCACGGCGCTGTGCTTGACGTGGACGAGGAGGGCTCGGAAGGAGCTGCTGCCATGGGAAGCAACTTGATCTACAAGACTGGAGAAGTGATCACTATGCATTTCAACAGGCCCTGTATGTTTCCCACACTCAGTAAAGACACCCAGAGCGTCATCTTTTTGGGCAAAGTCACCAACCGCAGTCAAGCCTAG